From a single Eubalaena glacialis isolate mEubGla1 chromosome 15, mEubGla1.1.hap2.+ XY, whole genome shotgun sequence genomic region:
- the SKOR2 gene encoding SKI family transcriptional corepressor 2, which produces MASSPLPGPNDILLASPSSAFQPDALNQPRPGHANLKPNQVGQVILYGIPIVSLVIDGQERLCLAQISNTLLKNFSYNEIHNRRVALGITCVQCTPVQLEILRRAGAMPISSRRCGMITKREAERLCKSFLGENRPPKLPDNFAFDVSHECAWGCRGSFIPARYNSSRAKCIKCSYCNMYFSPNKFIFHSHRTPDAKYTQPDAANFNSWRRHLKLTDKSPQDELVFAWEDVKAMFNGGSRKRALPQPGAHPACHPLSSVKAAAVAAAAAVAGGGGLLGPHLLGAPPPPPPPPLAELAGAPHAHHKRPRFEDDDDSLQEAAVVAAASLSAAAAASLSVAAASGGAGAGGGGAGGGCVTGVGAGAGAAAGAKGPRSYPVIPVPSKGSFGGVLQKFPGCGGLFPHPYTFPAAAAAFGLCHKKEDAGAAAEALGGAGGAGAAPKAGLSGLFWPAGRKDAFYPPFCMFWPPRTPGGLPVPTYLQPPPQPPSALGCALGESPALLRQAFLDLAEPGGAGGSAEAAPPPGQPPPVVANGPGSGPPPPAGGAGARDALFESPPGGSGGDCSAGSTPPADPGSVSGAGAAAAGAGTVGARVPAPHHPHLLEGRKAGGGSYHHSSAFRPVGCKDDAESLAKLHGVSAGAPHSAQAHHHHHHHHPHQHHHHHHPPQPPSPLLLLPPQPDEPGSERHHPAPPPPPPPPPPPPPPPPPPPPPPPLAPQPHHRGLLSPSGTSCSYPSEDSSEDEDDEEEEQEVDVEGHKPPEGEEEEEESRDPEDDEEEDEETGVLLGDPLVGGGRFLQGRGLSEKGSSRDRPPTAAGAFPLALNSSRLLQEDRKLGDPGGSDLPPPPPPPPPLASQKLSGGLSSSPGSPVHHPSLEEQPSYKDNQKTKENNQVILSTKDDNNFSDKNKEHSFFITDSDASGGDFWRERSGEHTQETNSPHSLRKDVENMGKEELQKVLFEQIDLRRRLEQEFQVLKGNTSFPVFNNFQDQMKRELAYREEMVQQLQIIPYAASLIRKEKLGAHLSKS; this is translated from the exons ATGGCTTCCAGCCCGCTGCCGGGGCCCAACGACATCCTGCTGGCATCGCCGTCGAGCGCCTTCCAGCCCGACGCGCTGAACCAGCCGCGGCCGGGCCACGCCAACCTGAAACCCAACCAGGTGGGCCAGGTGATCCTCTACGGCATTCCCATCGTGTCGTTGGTGATCGACGGGCAGGAGCGCCTATGCCTGGCGCAGATCTCCAACACCCTCCTCAAGAACTTCAGCTACAACGAGATTCACAACCGCCGCGTGGCGCTGGGCATCACGTGCGTGCAGTGCACGCCCGTGCAGCTGGAGATCCTGCGACGCGCCGGGGCCATGCCCATCTCATCGCGCCGCTGCGGCATGATCACTAAGCGTGAGGCTGAGCGTTTGTGCAAGTCGTTCCTAGGCGAAAACAGGCCCCCCAAGCTGCCTGACAACTTCGCCTTCGACGTTTCGCACGAATGCGCCTGGGGCTGCCGCGGCAGCTTCATCCCCGCGCGCTACAACAGCTCCCGCGCCAAGTGCATCAAATGCAGTTACTGCAACATGTACTTCTCGCCCAACAAGTTCATCTTCCACTCCCACCGTACGCCCGACGCCAAGTACACGCAGCCGGACGCAGCCAACTTCAATTCGTGGCGCCGTCATCTCAAACTCACTGACAAGAGCCCCCAGGACGAGCTAGTATTCGCCTGGGAGGACGTCAAGGCCATGTTCAACGGCGGGAGCCGAAAGCGCGCGCTGCCCCAGCCGGGCGCGCATCCCGCCTGCCACCCGCTCAGCTCGGTCAAGGCGGCCGCtgtggcagcggcggcggcggtggcgggaGGTGGGGGACTGCTGGGCCCGCACCTGCTGGGGGCGCCcccgccaccgccaccgccacctCTGGCCGAGTTGGCGGGCGCGCCGCACGCGCATCACAAGAGGCCGCGCTTCGAAGACGACGACGACTCGCTGCAGGAGGCGGCTGTCGTGGCCGCCGCCAGTCtttcggccgccgccgccgccagcctCTCGGTGGCCGCGGCCTCCGGCGGCGCCGGAGCGGGCGGGGGTGGCGCGGGGGGCGGCTGCGTGACGGGCGTTGGCGCCGGCGCGGGCGCGGCGGCTGGCGCCAAAGGGCCACGCAGCTATCCGGTCATCCCGGTGCCCAGCAAGGGCTCGTTCGGGGGCGTGCTGCAGAAGTTCCCAGGCTGCGGGGGGCTCTTCCCGCATCCTTACACCTTCCCGGCTGCAGCCGCCGCCTTCGGCCTGTGCCACAAGAAGGAGGACGCGGGCGCCGCGGCCGAGGCCCTGGGGGGTGCGGGCGGCGCGGGCGCGGCGCCCAAGGCCGGCCTGTCGGGCCTCTTCTGGCCCGCGGGCCGCAAGGACGCCTTTTACCCTCCCTTCTGCATGTTCTGGCCTCCGCGGACCCCGGGCGGGCTTCCCGTGCCCACATACCTACAGCCCCCGCCGCAGCCGCCCTCGGCGCTCGGCTGCGCGCTGGGAGAAAGCCCGGCCCTGCTGCGTCAGGCCTTCCTGGACCTGGCCGAGCCCGGCGGCGCGGGCGGGAGCGCCGAAGCGGCCCCCCCGCCGGGTCAGCCCCCTCCGGTCGTCGCCAACGGCCCGGGCTCCGGCCCGCCGCCTCCTGCGGGCGGCGCGGGCGCTCGCGACGCGCTCTTCGAGTCGCCCCCGGGCGGCAGCGGCGGGGACTGCAGTGCGGGCTCCACGCCTCCGGCCGACCCGGGCTCCGTGTCTGGGGCTGGGGCCGCGGCCGCCGGAGCGGGCACCGTGGGTGCCCGAGTGCCCGCGCCCCACCACCCGCACCTCCTGGAGGGGCGCAAAGCCGGCGGAGGCAGCTATCACCATTCCAGCGCCTTCCGGCCGGTGGGCTGCAAGGACGACGCAGAGAGCCTGGCCAAACTGCACGGGGTGTCCGCGGGCGCGCCACACTCGGCCCAAgcgcatcaccaccaccaccaccaccacccgcaccaacaccaccaccaccatcatccccCGCAGCCGCCgtcgccgctgctgctgctgcccccgCAACCCGACGAGCCGGGTTCCGAGCGCCACCAcccggccccgccgccgccgccgcccccgcccccgcccccgcccccgccgccgccgccgccgccgcctccgcctccgcTGGCCCCGCAGCCGCACCACCGAGGCCTTCTGTCCCCCAGTGGCACCAGCTGCAGCTACCCCAGCGAGGACAGCTCCGAGGACGAGGACGACGAGGAAGAAGAGCAGGAGGTGGACGTGGAGGGCCACAAGCCCCCCGAGggcgaggaagaggaggaggaaagtcGAGACCCCGAGGACGACGAGGAGGAAGACGAGGAGACAGGGGTCCTGCTTGGGGACCCTTTAGTCGGGGGCGGCCGATTCCTCCAGGGCAGAGGGCTGTCGGAGAAGGGGAGCAGCCGGGACCGCCCGCCGACAGCCGCGGGCGCTTTCCCACTGGCCCTGAACTCCTCCAGGCTGCTGCAGGAGGACAGGAAACTGGGTGACCCGGGCGGCTCGgacctgcccccgcccccgcccccgcccccgccgctggCCTCCCAGAAATTAAGCGGCGGCCTTAGCAGCAGCCCGGGCAGCCCGGTCCACCATCCATCACTGGAGGAGCAGCCCTCCTACAAAGAT AATCAGAAAACTAAGGAAAATAACCAAGTTATTTTATCTACAAAGGATGACAACAACTTTTCAG ATAAGAACAAGGAGCATAGCTTTTTCATCACAGACTCTGATGCTTCCGGAGGAGATTTTTGGAGAGAAAGATCAG gtgaacaCACACAAGAGACGAATTCACCTCATTCACTCAGAAAGGATGTAGAAAATATGGGGAAAG aagAACTTCAGAAGGTTTTATTTGAACAAATAGATTTGCGGAGACGACTAGAACAAGAATTCCAGGTGTTAAAAGGAAATACATCTTTCCCAGTATTCA ATAATTTTCAGGATCAAATGAAAAGGGAACTAGCCTACCGAGAAGAAATGGTGCAACAGTTACAAATT